The DNA window CGCACGCCGGTGCTGAGCCACGACGGCCGAGATCTGGCCGCGGCCTGGCAGACCATCCTGGAGATCGGCGACCCGCAGGCTTTGGCGGCGGCGGTGAGCGATGCCTTTCCCGGTGCGCGGGTCGACGTCGCTGGCCGCGAGGCGCTGTTCGCGCTCGAATTCCATCAGCACGGCCTGTTGCGGCCGCTGTCGGCGGCCGAGCTGTCCGACGGTACGCTGCGTTATCTGTTGTGGATCGCCGCGCTGCACACGCCGCGGCCGCCGCCGTTGATGGTGCTGAACGAGCCCGAGACCAGCCTGCACCCGGACCTGTTGCCCGCGTTGGCGCGCTTGATCGCGCACGCGTCGCGGCGCACCCAGGTGTGGGTGGTATCGCACGCTGCGCGCTTGATCGCGGCCTTGGAGCAGGAAGCCGACTGCAACAGCATCCGGCTGGAGAAGCAGTTCAGCCAGACCGGCATCGTCGGACAGGGAATGCTGGATGCGCCAGCGTGGTACTGGCCGGAACGGTGAGGGGGCCGGCGGGATTTGTTGTTGACGGCACGCGGCCGACGGCCCCCACACAGGATCCGCGCCGTCCGCCGCACCTACCTGCACACGGCATTGCGATCGTTCCGATCCCACGCCACCAGATCCGGAATCCGCTCCACCAGCAGGTCGATCGCCGCGCGCGTACGCAACGGCAGGTAGTGGGTATGCGGCCATAGCGCGTGGATGCGGGTGCCGACCACCCGGTCGGCGTGCATCACCAGCTGCAGTTCGCCGGCGCGGATATGCCGCGACAGCATCCAGCACGGCAGCATGGCCAGGCCGGCGCCGGCCACCGCCGCGTCGGCGATCGCCTGCAGATCGTCGAAGCGCAGGCGCGCATTGACCTGCGGCTCGCGCACCCGGCCGTCGTCGTCGCGCAGTTGCCAGGCCACGTTCTGGCCGTTGCGGCCATAGAGGATCGCGTCGTGGCCGGCGAAGCCGTCGATGTCGCGCGGCAGTCCGCGCTGCGCCAGGTAGGCGGGCGCAGCGCAGATGCCCAGGCCCTCTTCGGTCAACCGGCGCGCGGCCAGCGTGGCGCTGTCGGGCAGGCGGCCGACGCGGATCGACAGGTCGTAGCCTTCCTCGACCAGATCGACATAGCGGTCGTTGAACGACAGGTCGATCTCCAGCCGCGGATGGCGACGCGCCAGTTCCAGCATCACCGGCGCCACGCAATGGCGGCCGAACTGCACCGGCGCGCTGACCCGCAATCGTCCGCTGGGTTCGCGCCGGCCGCTGTCGAGCGCGGCCTCGGCGGCGTCGAGCTCGGCCAGGGCTTTGACGCAGCGCTCGTAGTAGGCCTGGCCGTCGTCGGTCAGGCTCTGGCGGCGGGTGCTGCGGTGGAACAGGCGCACGCCGAGCTGCTGTTCCAGGCGCGCGATGCGCTTGCCGATCGCCGAGCGGGTCACGCCCAGGCGTTCGGCGGCGGTGGCGAAGCCGCCGGCCTCGGCGGATTGGACGAAGGCGACGATGCCGAGGAGTCGGTCGTTGACGGCCATATTGGTTCCTATGGGGATACAAATATCGGAGTGAAATGAACCACTGGATCGATATCGGAAGCGATATCGTACGCCCACTCGGTCGCCGCCGCATCGCCACGATGCTTCCGGCGCGCCGCGTCCCCCATTCCCTATCGAGACAGACATGAAGGCTTATCGCATCCGCGCCGGCGCCGGCATCGGCGCTCTGGAATCTTTCGAACGCGCATCCGCGCCGCTCAGCGGCGACCAGGTACGGGTGCGCGTGCGCGCCGTTTCGCTGAACTACCGCGACCTGATGGTCGCCGGCGGCAGTTATCCGGTGCCGTCCGACGCGCCGTTGGTGCCGGGCTCCGACGCGGTCGGCGAGATCGTCGAGATCGGTCCCCAGGTCGGCCGCTGGAAAGTCGGCGATCGCGTCGCCACCAGCTTCTTCCCGCATTGGCACGACGGCGCGCCGACTCCGCATGCGACCCGCGATGCGTTCGGCGGCGGCGCGGAAGGCGTGTTGAGCGAAGAGTTGGTGACCGGCGAACGTTCGCTGTTCGCAGTGCCGGCGCACTTGAGCGATGCCGAAGCCGCGACCCTGACCTGCGCCGGCGTGACCGCCTGGAATGCCTTGTTCGTCGAATCGCGGCTGGCCCCCGGGGCCAGCGTGCTGCTGCTCGGCACCGGCGGCGTGTCGATCTGGGGCCTGCAACTGGCCAAGGCCGCCGGCCTGCAGGCCTTCGTGACCTCCTCCAGCGACGACAAGCTGGTCCGCGCCAAGGCGCTCGGCGCCGACGCCACGATCAACTACCGCAGTCAGCCGGAATGGCAGCGCGACGTGCTCGAACTGACCGGCGGCCGCGGTGTCGACGCGGTGCTGGAGGTCGGCGGAAAGGGCACCCTGCAGCGCTCGATCGACGCGGCGACCATGGGCGGCACCATCGCCGTGATCGGCGGCGTCAGCGGCTTCGCCGGCGAATTCGATCCGTTCTCGGTGATCGCCGGGGCCAAGCGCCTGGCCGGCATCTACGTCGGCAGCCGGACGATGGGCGAGGACCTGTCGCGCTTCGTCGGCGTCAACAAGATCGTGCCGGCGGTCGACCGCGTGTTCGCCTTCGATCAGGCGAACGAGGCCTATGCCTACCTGCGCGATGGGGCGCACTTCGGCAAGGTGGTGATTGCGGTTTGAGGCGGGGATCGGGGTTTCGGGATAGGAGTCCGCAAACGCGGGCGCCGTGATTCGACGTCCCTCGTCGCTCTCACGACAAGACGCCGGGTTCGCCCGGCGTTTTGCTTCAGGCGTCGGCATGGGGCGGTTGCGACTTTTCGCCGATGCCTGCGGCGGCGTCTTCGTGCGATCTTCTGCGGATCGTCCCTGCGGCCTCAGCCCCATGACTTCCACCGATACCGACCTCGACGCCGTGCGCATCCGTCGCGCCGGCGCCGACGATGCCGCCGCCCTGGCCTTGGCCGGCGCGGCGACCTTCCTGGAAACCTTCGCCGGCATCCTCGACGGGCCCGATATCGTCGCCCATTGCCGCAATCAGCATGCGGCCGCGCTCTATCAGGACTGGCTGGCCGATCCGCAAGGCGCGGCCTGGTTGGCCGAAACCGCGCTGGGCGCGGCGCCGGTGGGGTATGCCCTGATCGCGCCGCCCAAGCTGCCCTTGGCCGACCTGGCCGAAGACGATCTGGAACTCAAGCGCATCTACCTGCTGTCGCGTTTCCACGGCGGCGGCGTCGGCCGCGAACTGATGCGGCATGCGGTGGAGGAATCGCACCGGCGCGGCGCGCGCCGGTTGTTGCTCGGCGTCTATGCCGGCAACGCGCGTGCGCTGGCCTTCTATGCGCGCAACGGTTTCCGCCCGGTCGGCGAACGCCGTTTCCAGGTCGGCGCCAACACCTACCAAGACGCGATCCTCGCGTTGGAGTTGAAAGCGTGAGCCCGAGCATCGTGGCACTGACGCCGGCGCTGGCCGCGGCGGCGTTCGCTTTCGATTCCAGCTTCGCGGTCGATTCGCGCCTGCGGCTGCGCAGCGAGGGCGGGGCGATCGCCTACGACATCGAGCCGCTGCCGCCGTATCGCAAGCGCTACGGCGACGAACCCGGCGACGAGGATCTGGACGAACACTTCGAAGGCGAGCAGGCCGCCGGTTTCCTCGCGATCCTCGACGGCACCGTGATCGGCCGCGTGCTGGTGTCGACCGCTTGGAACGGCCTGGCCCTGATCGACGACATCGCCGTCGACGCCGGACAGCGCCGCAGCGGCGCCGGCGCGGCCTTGCTGCAACGGGCGACCGATTGGGCGCGCGAGCGCGGCTTGCCGGGCGTGGTGCTGGAGACCCAGGACCGCAACGTCGCCGCTTGCCGTTTCTACGCGCGCCACGGTTTCGTGCTCGGCGGTTACGACCGCATGCATTACGCGCACGATCCGGCGCTGCGCGAGGAGACGGCGTTGTTCTGGTACCTCGATCTCGGCGGGCTGGGCCTGACGCCAGCGGCTTGAACCCGGCGGCTCGGCGCGTGCCGAGTCGGGTCTTGCCGGCGTGAATCCGACTGGCCTGAGTCCGACCGCTCAGCCGTCGCGCTGCAGCGGCACCGGCGGCAGTTGCGCGTGGCGGCTGGCCAGTCCCAGGTCCAGCCGCACCAGCCGGCCGAGCCGGTCGCGGCGCTGCGCGCGCAGATACCAATGCTCGGCCCAGCGTTCCAGCCGCAGCGGCGGGCGTACCGGCTCGCCCCACAGGCTCAGTTCGTAATGGCGTTCGTGCAGCCAGTGCAATAGCCGGTCCAGCGCCTCGGGGTCGCCGTCGTCGAGCAGCAGGTCGGCGTCGGCCGGCGGCCGCTTCAGCGCCTCCTCGCCGTGCGCCAGCCAATGGGCGAAGCTGCCGTGCAGGGTGTAGCCGAAACCGGCGGCGCGCATCGCGTCCAATTCGTCGCAGGTGCTCTGCAGGCAGATCGTCTCCGGCTGCTTCTGGAACACCAGCGCGTACTCGTGGCTGCGATCGCTGCGCGGGTCGCCCGGCGCGCGCGGCTGCGGCGGACGGGCGTAGCAGAGCAGGCGTTCCTCGCGCGCCACGAACAGGTTGCCGAGCACCCGGCCCAGGTCCCAGGCCAGCGGCAGCATACGGTCGCCGACGATCAGGTTCTCGGCCATGGCGATGCAGTAGCCGCCTTGCGGCAGCGCCTCGCGCACGGCGTGGAAGATGTCGCGCACGCGCTGCAGGTAGGCGGCGTAGTCGCGCTCCAGGTACAACTGTCCGGCCTCGTCGCGGCCCGGCCAACGGCAGCCGAAATAGGGCACGTTGGTCAGGCACAGCGAATACGCGCGCGGCGCCGGCGTGTCGGGCAGGCTGCCGGTGGCGATGGGTGCGTCGACGCCGTGGCGCGCCAGCCGCTCGCGACCGAGCGCGGCGCGTTCGGGGTCGATCTCCACGCCGCAGCCGCGACGGTCTTCGAGCGCGGCGGCGAGCAGCGTGGTGGCGAAGCCGCAGAACGGGTCGAACACGGTTTCGCCGGGGCGGCTGAAGTGGCGCACGAACGGACGCATCTGCGCGACCCAGCCGCAATCGCGGCCGCCCAGACCATCGCGGGCGCGCAGATCGTCGGGCAGGCGATGCTCGGGCGGATCGGGCTCCAACAGCAACCAGCTACGGCTGTCCATGCGGCGGCTCCCACAGAATGTCGCGGTCCGGCTGCCAGCCGGCGCAAAGCCGGCCATTGCCGTGGAACACCAGCTTGTACACGTCGCCGCTGGCATGGCGGCGGTGCATGGCGGCGTAATCGGAGGCTTCGAACACCACCTTCAGGCCGCTGCGCGGATCGTGCAACTGCAGGTTCCAGAAGTAATAGCCTTCGGTGATGCGCAGCGGCTGCAGGCGCGACCACCACGGCGCGTCCATGCACGCGGCCAGCACCTGCTCGATCGGCACGCGTTCGGCCTCGACGTAGCGGCGGGTGGCGTTGTCGCGATAGCCGGCGTCCAGACGCGAGAACTCGCGGAAGATCACCGTGCCGGCGCCGCAGCCGCGGGCCCAGTCGAGATAGGCGGCGACGCCCTCGGCATCGTCGATGCCGCCGCGCTGCAGGATGCACACCAGGCGCAGCGGCAGCGTCGCGGCCAGGCGCCGCGCCACCGTTTCGAAGCGCGCGCCGTCGGCGATCGGCTCGCCCTCGCGGAAACGCATGATGCGTTGGTTGCGCGCCGCATCGCAGTGATGCCGCGACAGTTCCAGCCAGGACAGGCGGAAATCCCGCAAGGCGGCGATCAGTTCTTCGCCGCGACCGCGGGCGAAGCCGGCGCCGTTGCTGTACAGCACGCGTTCTTCGACGATCGCGCCGTCGCGCTCGGCCGCGCCGAGGGCGTCCAGCAGGCGCAGGAACCAGTCCTCGTCGTCGCTGGTTTCCAGGCCCGACAGCGACCACGACAGCGGCAGCCCGCGCAACTGCGCCAACGCCGCGCTCAGGCGTTGGAAGTGGTCGGGGCC is part of the Lysobacter firmicutimachus genome and encodes:
- a CDS encoding LysR family transcriptional regulator, giving the protein MAVNDRLLGIVAFVQSAEAGGFATAAERLGVTRSAIGKRIARLEQQLGVRLFHRSTRRQSLTDDGQAYYERCVKALAELDAAEAALDSGRREPSGRLRVSAPVQFGRHCVAPVMLELARRHPRLEIDLSFNDRYVDLVEEGYDLSIRVGRLPDSATLAARRLTEEGLGICAAPAYLAQRGLPRDIDGFAGHDAILYGRNGQNVAWQLRDDDGRVREPQVNARLRFDDLQAIADAAVAGAGLAMLPCWMLSRHIRAGELQLVMHADRVVGTRIHALWPHTHYLPLRTRAAIDLLVERIPDLVAWDRNDRNAVCR
- a CDS encoding NAD(P)-dependent alcohol dehydrogenase; the encoded protein is MKAYRIRAGAGIGALESFERASAPLSGDQVRVRVRAVSLNYRDLMVAGGSYPVPSDAPLVPGSDAVGEIVEIGPQVGRWKVGDRVATSFFPHWHDGAPTPHATRDAFGGGAEGVLSEELVTGERSLFAVPAHLSDAEAATLTCAGVTAWNALFVESRLAPGASVLLLGTGGVSIWGLQLAKAAGLQAFVTSSSDDKLVRAKALGADATINYRSQPEWQRDVLELTGGRGVDAVLEVGGKGTLQRSIDAATMGGTIAVIGGVSGFAGEFDPFSVIAGAKRLAGIYVGSRTMGEDLSRFVGVNKIVPAVDRVFAFDQANEAYAYLRDGAHFGKVVIAV
- a CDS encoding GNAT family N-acetyltransferase, with the translated sequence MTSTDTDLDAVRIRRAGADDAAALALAGAATFLETFAGILDGPDIVAHCRNQHAAALYQDWLADPQGAAWLAETALGAAPVGYALIAPPKLPLADLAEDDLELKRIYLLSRFHGGGVGRELMRHAVEESHRRGARRLLLGVYAGNARALAFYARNGFRPVGERRFQVGANTYQDAILALELKA
- a CDS encoding GNAT family N-acetyltransferase, translating into MSPSIVALTPALAAAAFAFDSSFAVDSRLRLRSEGGAIAYDIEPLPPYRKRYGDEPGDEDLDEHFEGEQAAGFLAILDGTVIGRVLVSTAWNGLALIDDIAVDAGQRRSGAGAALLQRATDWARERGLPGVVLETQDRNVAACRFYARHGFVLGGYDRMHYAHDPALREETALFWYLDLGGLGLTPAA
- a CDS encoding DNA methyltransferase → MDSRSWLLLEPDPPEHRLPDDLRARDGLGGRDCGWVAQMRPFVRHFSRPGETVFDPFCGFATTLLAAALEDRRGCGVEIDPERAALGRERLARHGVDAPIATGSLPDTPAPRAYSLCLTNVPYFGCRWPGRDEAGQLYLERDYAAYLQRVRDIFHAVREALPQGGYCIAMAENLIVGDRMLPLAWDLGRVLGNLFVAREERLLCYARPPQPRAPGDPRSDRSHEYALVFQKQPETICLQSTCDELDAMRAAGFGYTLHGSFAHWLAHGEEALKRPPADADLLLDDGDPEALDRLLHWLHERHYELSLWGEPVRPPLRLERWAEHWYLRAQRRDRLGRLVRLDLGLASRHAQLPPVPLQRDG